A genomic segment from Microcoleus sp. AS-A8 encodes:
- a CDS encoding chloride channel protein has product MLPQKPQPTEPSHRWTFPQLFGLVKRNPIMLSRWVIRWAVVGTACGLFAGLYWYILELITHALEQFTGPNLLIVMPLAGLVIGLVIYFLGNPGEIAVIVDNIHFRGGRLDARKNPSMLLASLVSISAGGSAGPEAPLVQVTGSFGTWFADRLNLNGEDLRSMSLAAMAGGFTALFGAPLGGAMFALEILHHQHVVEYYEALLPAIVSSCASYLVFAAITKLGIAPTWHFPHYTLNNIDDFALAIVFGIIGAIAGWIFMAIFRGCDRLFAKIPGPIYVRTTVAGLGLGGFAAVLPLTRYFGHHELEAVLDGSFPVLFLLGLAFAKMVTISLTVTGGWRGGFIIPIFFTGACLGKAIAALIPGINPALAMICTMAALNASVTRTPISTTLLLSKLTNFAPFTPILFASLVGFFLAPKVPLITSQLKSPSEAIAE; this is encoded by the coding sequence GTGCTACCTCAAAAGCCTCAGCCCACTGAACCTTCTCACCGTTGGACATTCCCTCAACTTTTTGGCCTCGTCAAGCGTAATCCGATTATGCTGTCACGCTGGGTGATCCGCTGGGCCGTTGTTGGTACAGCTTGCGGTCTTTTCGCTGGGCTGTACTGGTATATATTGGAACTCATCACTCACGCTCTGGAACAGTTTACAGGCCCAAACCTGTTAATTGTGATGCCGTTGGCGGGATTGGTGATTGGCCTTGTGATTTATTTTCTGGGAAATCCGGGTGAAATTGCGGTAATTGTCGATAATATCCACTTTCGCGGCGGACGCTTGGATGCTCGCAAAAATCCGTCCATGCTCCTCGCCTCTTTAGTCAGCATATCCGCCGGCGGCAGTGCTGGCCCAGAAGCACCCTTAGTACAAGTCACTGGCTCTTTTGGCACTTGGTTTGCCGATCGCCTCAATCTCAACGGTGAAGACCTTCGATCTATGAGTCTAGCCGCAATGGCAGGAGGTTTCACTGCTCTGTTTGGCGCACCCCTTGGCGGTGCCATGTTTGCCTTAGAGATTCTCCATCACCAGCACGTTGTGGAGTATTACGAAGCCTTACTTCCGGCGATTGTCTCTAGCTGCGCCAGTTATTTAGTTTTTGCCGCCATTACCAAACTTGGAATTGCACCCACCTGGCATTTCCCTCATTACACCCTCAATAACATCGATGATTTTGCTCTGGCTATTGTGTTCGGCATTATTGGAGCCATAGCTGGATGGATTTTCATGGCTATTTTTCGAGGATGCGATCGCCTATTTGCCAAGATTCCCGGCCCCATTTATGTGCGAACCACTGTTGCAGGCTTGGGATTGGGGGGTTTTGCGGCTGTTTTACCTCTCACCCGTTATTTTGGCCACCACGAGTTAGAAGCGGTTCTCGATGGTTCATTTCCGGTTCTCTTTCTGTTGGGTTTAGCATTTGCCAAAATGGTGACGATCAGCCTTACCGTCACAGGCGGCTGGCGAGGCGGGTTTATCATCCCCATCTTTTTCACGGGTGCCTGTCTGGGTAAGGCGATAGCGGCTTTGATACCAGGAATTAATCCGGCTTTGGCGATGATCTGCACAATGGCAGCGCTGAATGCCTCCGTGACGCGCACACCGATTAGTACAACCTTACTCCTCTCCAAACTCACTAATTTTGCCCCTTTCACCCCCATCCTTTTTGCCAGTTTAGTCGGGTTTTTTCTCGCGCCTAAAGTGCCCCTGATCACCTCACAACTCAAATCGCCTTCAGAAGCCATTGCTGAGTGA
- a CDS encoding FAD-dependent oxidoreductase — MKRKRITLTLTLISLTSLTPPAFSAPPRTADKEEACDILVVGGGLAGAASAYEGLMAGRTVCLTEITDWVGGQISAQGTSALDERPTQRSRLFYSRGYLELREHIKRYYGKLNPGDCWVSESCFLPRDADKILEGILRDAAKRGKGTLKWYPSTVVKELDINGDRINSAIAIQHKPTKGAPPLNTLPLSQTIEDAYSYNNSSRFDKNIIRFVPKRALKGPALTWYVIDATETGELIGLADVPHRLGIDPRSYVEPSSSSATGDAYCTQGFTYTFAMQATKEPQTHQMPSFYPQYEPYYSYELKRLADFGLVYTYRRIWSPQKGETKKFGGITYTAPTPGDISMQNWTWGNDYRPGTSQDNLVYTRDQLQAAGQLQPGGWMGGLRTDALRKGEEISQGYFHWLVAGNTDSQLGAGVKQPQPNHKFLSGLESPMGTVHGLSKYPYMREGRRLIGRPAFGYPNGFSVWEIDISRRDYKDEYYRKTLPPDMYRNLRAALAGLETISVLGDKKSPEEVKRRTRSTIYPDSVGIGHYAIDFHPCMVMSPPEAPGNKEREGERQGAGQAYPFQIPLRAMIPQKINNMLVAGKSIATSHIAAAAYRVHSFEWSSGAAAGITAAFALDKGIAPYELVDQLPRQEPQLQELRKRIEKTGNPTAFPDTSIFNETWDKWQ, encoded by the coding sequence ATGAAGCGAAAGCGAATAACACTGACTCTTACCCTCATCTCCCTCACCTCCCTCACCCCACCAGCCTTTTCTGCCCCACCAAGAACTGCGGATAAAGAAGAAGCCTGTGACATTTTAGTCGTTGGGGGTGGGCTGGCTGGTGCTGCTAGTGCCTATGAAGGCTTAATGGCAGGGCGAACGGTGTGCTTAACAGAGATTACCGACTGGGTTGGCGGACAAATTTCTGCTCAAGGAACCTCTGCACTCGACGAACGCCCCACCCAGCGATCGCGCCTTTTCTATTCTCGCGGCTACCTGGAACTGCGGGAGCACATCAAACGCTACTATGGCAAACTCAATCCTGGAGACTGCTGGGTGAGTGAATCCTGCTTTCTTCCTCGCGATGCGGACAAAATTCTAGAGGGCATTTTAAGAGATGCCGCCAAACGCGGCAAAGGCACGCTCAAGTGGTACCCGTCCACGGTGGTGAAGGAACTGGATATTAATGGAGATCGGATTAATAGTGCGATCGCGATTCAGCATAAACCCACGAAAGGTGCCCCTCCCCTCAACACCCTCCCCCTCTCTCAAACCATTGAAGATGCGTACAGCTACAACAATTCCTCCCGCTTTGATAAAAACATTATCCGCTTCGTCCCCAAACGCGCACTGAAAGGCCCAGCACTGACTTGGTACGTGATCGATGCCACTGAAACGGGGGAACTGATTGGTTTGGCGGACGTTCCCCACCGCCTGGGTATCGATCCTCGCTCCTACGTAGAACCATCCTCCTCTAGCGCGACGGGTGATGCCTATTGCACCCAAGGTTTTACCTATACCTTTGCCATGCAAGCCACCAAGGAGCCTCAAACCCATCAGATGCCCTCGTTCTATCCTCAGTACGAACCTTACTACAGCTATGAGCTCAAGCGATTGGCAGACTTTGGGTTGGTGTACACCTATCGGCGCATTTGGAGTCCCCAAAAGGGTGAAACCAAAAAGTTTGGTGGCATCACGTACACCGCTCCCACTCCCGGCGATATTTCCATGCAAAACTGGACGTGGGGTAACGACTACCGTCCAGGCACCTCACAAGATAACTTGGTTTACACTCGCGATCAGTTGCAAGCGGCGGGACAGTTGCAACCCGGAGGCTGGATGGGTGGCTTGCGAACCGATGCGTTACGCAAGGGGGAGGAAATTTCCCAAGGCTATTTCCACTGGCTGGTGGCGGGAAATACGGACTCTCAACTCGGTGCGGGTGTGAAGCAGCCACAACCCAACCACAAGTTCCTCTCTGGCTTAGAGTCCCCCATGGGAACGGTACATGGCTTATCCAAGTATCCCTACATGCGGGAAGGACGGCGACTAATTGGACGCCCTGCTTTTGGCTATCCCAATGGTTTTAGTGTTTGGGAAATCGATATCTCCCGCCGCGACTACAAGGATGAGTATTACCGCAAGACGCTCCCGCCGGACATGTATCGCAACTTGCGGGCAGCTCTGGCTGGACTCGAAACTATCTCTGTACTTGGGGACAAAAAGTCGCCGGAAGAGGTTAAAAGACGCACTCGATCCACGATTTATCCCGATTCTGTGGGGATTGGGCATTATGCGATCGATTTCCATCCCTGTATGGTGATGAGTCCCCCGGAAGCCCCTGGGAACAAAGAGCGTGAGGGGGAAAGGCAGGGAGCCGGTCAAGCATACCCGTTCCAAATTCCCCTGCGGGCGATGATTCCTCAAAAAATCAACAACATGTTAGTCGCTGGGAAAAGCATTGCCACCAGTCACATTGCCGCCGCCGCTTATCGAGTACATTCCTTTGAATGGTCATCCGGTGCAGCCGCAGGGATTACAGCCGCGTTTGCCTTAGACAAGGGGATAGCCCCTTATGAACTGGTGGATCAACTGCCACGACAAGAACCGCAACTACAAGAGTTACGCAAGCGAATCGAAAAAACTGGCAATCCTACGGCGTTTCCTGATACTTCGATTTTCAATGAAACTTGGGATAAATGGCAGTGA
- the lnt gene encoding apolipoprotein N-acyltransferase has protein sequence MKPSKQFSSASRFLVPLLGGILMGVTPAPVEAWFLAWIALVPLWFWLAKAQSIRQGALSGLVWGIGYHGLAGFWITGIHPMTWMGVPWLASLAIAIFCWTFLTLWGATLVAIWAALLFWIHQKLRISALVRVLMGTALWCGLESIWSAGSLWWTSLSYTQSPHNLVILHLGQLSGPATVTAAIVAVNGLVAEAWISYQHRKDTKELNGRRLLVQPEAVASPVERFKLQPATLLGMAAGLLIALHLIGFGLESRPLIQPQEVALNVGIVQGNIGNDIKLYTEGKRRALERYTNGYLKLANQGVDAVLTPEGALPFFLSDLKRQDFYAAILEQGVVAWVGAFGERGRSYTNSLFTIMGNGETFSRYDKAKLVPLGEYIPFESVLGGLIDRLSPLDAHLVAGSPTQLFETPFGRAIAGICYESAFAEHFRRQAAAGGQFILSSSNDAHYSSEMPAQHHAQDVMRAIETDRWAVRATNTGYSAIVDPHGRTLWMSGINTYETHAETIYRRQTETPYVRWGDWLTKILLGLAGVAGLFSERFKHQE, from the coding sequence ATGAAACCTTCAAAGCAATTCTCTTCAGCCTCTCGTTTCCTGGTGCCCTTACTGGGTGGTATCTTAATGGGAGTGACGCCAGCCCCCGTAGAGGCTTGGTTTTTAGCGTGGATAGCGCTGGTGCCCCTATGGTTTTGGCTTGCCAAGGCTCAGAGTATTCGTCAAGGTGCTTTGTCGGGTTTAGTATGGGGGATTGGCTATCACGGCTTAGCAGGGTTTTGGATTACCGGCATTCACCCGATGACTTGGATGGGAGTACCGTGGCTAGCTAGTTTAGCGATCGCCATTTTCTGCTGGACGTTCCTTACCCTCTGGGGCGCTACCTTAGTCGCGATTTGGGCAGCCTTGTTATTTTGGATTCATCAAAAGCTGAGAATTTCAGCCTTGGTTCGCGTTCTGATGGGCACAGCCCTCTGGTGTGGCTTGGAGTCGATTTGGAGTGCTGGGTCGTTATGGTGGACTTCCTTGTCTTATACTCAGAGTCCTCATAACTTAGTAATTTTACACCTGGGTCAGTTATCTGGCCCTGCGACCGTGACGGCGGCAATTGTGGCGGTGAATGGTTTAGTTGCCGAAGCGTGGATTAGCTATCAACACAGAAAGGACACCAAAGAGTTGAATGGTAGAAGGTTGTTAGTGCAGCCAGAGGCGGTAGCGTCTCCTGTTGAGCGTTTTAAGCTGCAACCTGCAACCCTTCTCGGCATGGCAGCGGGACTCTTGATTGCTCTGCACCTGATTGGTTTTGGACTGGAAAGTCGCCCCTTAATTCAACCCCAAGAAGTGGCTTTAAACGTTGGTATTGTTCAAGGTAATATCGGCAACGACATTAAACTGTACACAGAAGGTAAGCGTCGCGCTCTGGAAAGATACACTAATGGCTATCTGAAATTAGCCAATCAGGGCGTTGATGCGGTGTTAACACCAGAAGGGGCTTTACCTTTTTTTTTGAGTGACTTGAAACGTCAGGACTTCTACGCAGCTATTTTGGAGCAGGGGGTTGTGGCTTGGGTGGGAGCCTTTGGTGAGCGGGGACGTAGCTACACGAATAGTCTGTTTACGATTATGGGTAACGGCGAAACGTTCAGCCGCTATGACAAAGCTAAGTTAGTGCCGTTGGGGGAATATATTCCCTTTGAGTCAGTTTTAGGCGGTTTGATTGATCGCCTTTCTCCTCTGGATGCTCACCTCGTAGCGGGTTCACCAACCCAACTATTTGAGACGCCGTTTGGTCGTGCGATCGCAGGAATTTGTTACGAGTCAGCCTTTGCTGAACATTTCCGGCGTCAAGCGGCAGCTGGGGGTCAGTTTATTCTCAGTTCTTCCAATGATGCCCATTACAGCTCAGAGATGCCAGCTCAGCACCATGCTCAGGATGTAATGCGAGCGATCGAAACGGACAGGTGGGCTGTGCGTGCCACAAACACTGGCTATTCCGCCATTGTAGACCCTCACGGTAGAACCCTCTGGATGTCTGGGATTAATACCTATGAAACTCATGCAGAAACCATTTATCGACGGCAGACGGAAACACCCTATGTCCGTTGGGGAGATTGGTTAACTAAAATTTTGTTGGGGTTAGCAGGCGTTGCAGGGTTATTTTCTGAGAGATTCAAACACCAAGAATAG
- the gyrA gene encoding DNA gyrase subunit A: protein MSTSQERIVPTNLRNEMQQSYLEYAMSVIVGRALPDARDGLKPVHRRILYAMHELGLTPDRPFRKCARVVGEVLGKYHPHGDTAVYDALVRMAQDFSMRSPLINGHGNFGSVDNDPPAAMRYTECRLRPISTDAMLRDIESETVDFIDNFDGSQQEPTVLPARIPQLLLNGSSGIAVGMATNIPPHNLGELIDGVVALIHNPDLTDLELMRYIPGPDFPTGGQILGTSGIKEAFTTGRGSITMRGVAQIETIEHRGRPDREAIIITELPYQTNKAALIEKIAEMVNDKRIEGISDIRDESDRDGMRIVIELKRDSYPRVVLNNLYKQTPIQMNFGANMLALVNNEPQLLSLKKFLSVYLDFRIETITRRTQYELRKAQERDHILQGLLIALGNLDRIIQLIRHAADAPTAKAELMQVYGLSEAQADAILQMQLRRLTALEAEKIQAEHEELQARIADLEDILARRSRILEIIEAEVTQLKATHATPRRTIIQPMEGEIDDTDLIANEKAVILLTEQGYIKRMAVNEFSAQARATRGKAGTRMKEDDGVEHFLTCCDHDSILFFSERGVTYCLKAYHIPAASRTARGVPIVQLLPIPREEKITSIVPVSEFTDHEYLVMLTRKGYIKKTALDAFSNIRANGLIAISLEEGDQLRWVQRATQTDSIIIGSRQGMAIHFKTDNEQLRPLGRATRGVKAMKLRAQDELISMDIIPGQVVAQMASAIDVGVEEEVEDLNEVNESVNEAVSEDQELVVTAGQGPWVLVVTMGGYGKRVPVSQFRLQNRAGMGILATKFRLPKDKLAALRVVNEGDELMIITSRGIIIRQAINAISPQSRMATGVRVQRLDDDDAIAAVALVPLSGEEEEVEALEETL, encoded by the coding sequence ATGAGTACCTCCCAGGAGCGAATTGTCCCGACAAATCTGCGGAACGAGATGCAACAGTCTTACCTAGAATACGCGATGAGCGTGATTGTAGGTCGGGCGCTGCCGGATGCTAGGGATGGACTCAAGCCAGTACATCGGCGGATTCTCTATGCCATGCATGAGCTGGGTCTTACACCAGACCGCCCTTTTCGGAAATGCGCCCGTGTCGTGGGAGAAGTGTTGGGTAAGTATCACCCTCATGGAGATACAGCCGTTTATGACGCCTTAGTGCGGATGGCTCAGGATTTCTCCATGCGATCGCCCCTTATCAATGGGCACGGCAACTTTGGCTCGGTGGACAACGACCCACCAGCCGCAATGCGTTACACCGAGTGTCGCTTGCGCCCCATATCCACAGACGCCATGCTGCGGGATATTGAGTCAGAAACCGTAGACTTCATCGATAACTTTGACGGTTCCCAGCAAGAACCCACCGTCTTACCCGCCCGTATCCCGCAGTTACTGCTCAATGGTTCCAGTGGAATTGCAGTGGGGATGGCAACCAATATTCCTCCCCACAACCTGGGAGAATTGATTGATGGCGTGGTGGCATTAATTCATAATCCCGACCTGACGGATCTGGAGTTAATGCGGTATATCCCTGGCCCTGACTTTCCCACAGGAGGTCAGATTCTGGGAACCTCCGGGATCAAAGAAGCCTTTACCACCGGTCGCGGTTCCATTACGATGCGGGGCGTCGCCCAGATTGAAACCATTGAACATCGCGGGCGTCCAGACCGAGAAGCCATCATTATCACAGAGCTGCCTTACCAAACCAATAAAGCAGCGCTGATCGAGAAGATTGCGGAAATGGTCAACGACAAGCGAATTGAGGGCATTTCCGATATTCGGGATGAAAGCGATCGCGACGGGATGCGGATCGTAATTGAACTCAAGCGCGATTCTTATCCTCGTGTCGTTCTCAACAACCTCTACAAACAGACGCCCATACAGATGAACTTTGGGGCAAATATGCTGGCGTTGGTGAACAATGAACCCCAGCTATTAAGCCTCAAGAAGTTCTTGAGCGTCTACTTAGATTTCCGGATTGAGACGATTACCAGGCGGACTCAATACGAACTGCGAAAAGCCCAAGAACGAGACCACATCCTCCAAGGGTTATTGATTGCTCTGGGCAATCTTGATCGGATTATTCAACTCATCCGCCATGCCGCTGATGCTCCCACCGCCAAAGCCGAGTTAATGCAAGTCTACGGACTTTCAGAAGCCCAGGCCGACGCAATTTTGCAAATGCAACTACGACGCCTAACCGCTCTAGAAGCTGAGAAGATTCAAGCAGAACACGAAGAATTACAAGCCAGAATTGCCGACTTAGAAGATATCCTCGCCCGCAGAAGTCGCATCCTGGAAATTATTGAAGCAGAAGTTACTCAGCTCAAAGCGACCCATGCCACGCCACGCCGTACCATCATTCAACCGATGGAAGGTGAGATTGATGACACCGACCTCATTGCCAATGAGAAAGCGGTGATTCTGCTCACAGAGCAAGGTTACATCAAGCGGATGGCCGTTAACGAATTTAGCGCTCAAGCCAGAGCCACTCGCGGCAAGGCAGGCACCCGGATGAAAGAGGATGACGGGGTTGAGCATTTCCTGACTTGTTGCGACCACGACAGCATTCTGTTCTTTAGTGAGCGCGGCGTTACTTACTGCCTCAAGGCATACCACATCCCAGCGGCTTCGCGCACGGCACGAGGTGTTCCCATTGTGCAGTTGCTGCCGATTCCCCGCGAGGAAAAAATTACCTCCATTGTGCCGGTGTCTGAGTTCACCGACCATGAGTATCTGGTGATGTTGACCCGCAAAGGTTACATCAAGAAAACAGCCTTGGATGCCTTCAGTAATATCCGAGCGAATGGATTGATTGCCATTTCCCTGGAAGAAGGCGACCAGTTGCGGTGGGTACAACGCGCCACCCAAACCGACAGCATCATCATTGGGTCGCGTCAGGGGATGGCGATTCACTTCAAGACGGATAACGAGCAACTACGCCCCCTCGGTCGTGCTACCAGGGGTGTTAAGGCCATGAAGCTGCGCGCTCAAGATGAGTTGATCAGCATGGATATTATCCCCGGTCAGGTTGTCGCCCAGATGGCAAGCGCGATTGATGTCGGCGTTGAAGAAGAAGTCGAAGACCTCAATGAGGTGAACGAGAGTGTCAACGAAGCTGTTTCCGAAGATCAGGAGTTGGTCGTAACCGCAGGTCAAGGCCCTTGGGTACTTGTGGTCACGATGGGGGGTTATGGCAAGCGGGTGCCTGTCTCTCAGTTCCGGTTGCAGAATCGGGCAGGGATGGGAATCCTGGCGACGAAGTTCCGTTTGCCCAAAGACAAATTAGCCGCGTTACGGGTGGTTAATGAAGGGGATGAGTTGATGATCATCACGAGTCGAGGGATTATCATTCGTCAGGCGATTAATGCGATTTCGCCCCAGTCCCGGATGGCAACAGGGGTGAGAGTGCAACGACTGGATGACGATGATGCGATCGCAGCGGTTGCCTTAGTTCCTCTCTCCGGTGAGGAAGAGGAAGTGGAAGCGCTGGAGGAGACGTTGTAA
- a CDS encoding DUF4870 domain-containing protein, producing the protein MNNLEEQRKVLSAICHGAVFFSSTLVSIGIPIAILLTNEDPIVKQNAKESLNFHINLYIYFFISALLVVVVIGFPLLILLGIISFVMPIIAIVKVVNYPNKPYRYPFIFRLV; encoded by the coding sequence ATGAACAACTTGGAGGAGCAGCGCAAGGTTTTATCGGCAATCTGTCATGGAGCCGTCTTTTTTAGCTCTACTCTTGTGTCGATTGGCATACCCATTGCCATTTTATTAACCAATGAAGACCCAATTGTCAAACAAAATGCCAAAGAATCCCTCAATTTTCACATCAATCTTTATATCTATTTCTTCATATCTGCCTTATTAGTCGTCGTGGTTATTGGGTTTCCATTGCTGATTTTGTTAGGCATTATCAGCTTTGTCATGCCCATTATTGCCATTGTAAAAGTCGTCAACTATCCCAATAAACCCTACCGTTACCCGTTTATTTTTCGCTTGGTGTAG
- a CDS encoding DUF4142 domain-containing protein: MMKKVIATTALMAFGVVAALGNSALAQSNRPTTEPNPTNRPANRSNSNQLSSFDTQFMAQAAQSNMAEIALSQLALRRATSNEVKQYAQRMIQDHSQANARLAQLARQKRVTLPTQLDAKHQAIRAQLEQLSGERFDQEYMMAMENDHAEATALFQNGARQAQDRDVKAFASTTLPKVQGHLQMVRTMTGNSSPQNQNSGQR, translated from the coding sequence ATGATGAAAAAAGTTATAGCAACCACGGCTTTGATGGCATTTGGAGTTGTTGCCGCTTTGGGTAATTCGGCTTTAGCTCAGTCAAACCGACCCACTACTGAGCCAAACCCCACAAACCGACCCGCTAATCGCTCCAACTCCAATCAATTAAGTAGCTTTGACACACAATTTATGGCCCAAGCTGCTCAAAGTAACATGGCGGAAATAGCACTGAGTCAACTAGCATTGCGACGGGCTACTAGTAATGAGGTGAAACAGTACGCACAGCGCATGATTCAGGATCATTCGCAGGCAAACGCTCGCCTTGCCCAATTGGCACGGCAGAAGCGTGTCACGCTGCCCACACAGTTGGATGCCAAACATCAAGCCATTAGAGCGCAACTTGAACAGCTATCTGGTGAGCGTTTCGATCAAGAGTACATGATGGCGATGGAGAACGATCATGCCGAGGCAACAGCGTTGTTCCAAAACGGCGCTCGACAGGCTCAGGATCGCGATGTGAAAGCTTTTGCTAGCACTACACTGCCTAAGGTTCAAGGTCATTTGCAAATGGTTCGCACCATGACAGGCAACAGTTCACCACAAAATCAAAATTCTGGGCAGCGGTAA
- a CDS encoding aldo/keto reductase, whose amino-acid sequence MNDKTTRRTFLTTSLAVAGGIIGCATLKQDLTSTAKDQPPVTTNLLSTGTTMQERELGKTGVRVPIFGLGGAGQTPLSWENREGDAVAIIERALELGIRYFDTAAEYGPSEDNLGKVLPPHRDQIFLASKTSKRDRDGAWRELERSLKRLNTDHLDLWQLHHVSFDQELDTIFSKNGAIQAVEEAKAQKLIRFAGITGHHEPNIIIEGLRRYAFNTTLIPINAVEIHHPRSFIPSVLSVAREKGVGVIAMKVPAYGHLFKPGVLDGMHQAMGYTLSQPGVHCCVIAAETVAQLESNVEVARAFKPLNEATLAQIEQRTVASWQDNTFYRAWT is encoded by the coding sequence ATGAACGACAAAACAACAAGACGCACATTTTTAACAACAAGCCTTGCCGTTGCAGGTGGCATCATCGGATGTGCCACGCTTAAACAAGACCTCACATCCACAGCAAAAGATCAGCCACCTGTAACAACAAACTTGCTATCGACTGGGACAACCATGCAAGAACGAGAGTTAGGCAAGACGGGTGTCAGAGTTCCCATCTTCGGTTTGGGGGGTGCAGGACAAACACCACTATCCTGGGAGAACCGTGAAGGAGATGCTGTAGCGATTATCGAACGTGCTTTAGAATTGGGGATTCGCTACTTTGATACAGCGGCTGAATATGGGCCGAGTGAAGATAATTTAGGTAAAGTACTACCACCGCACCGAGATCAGATATTTTTAGCCAGTAAGACATCGAAACGCGATCGCGATGGAGCTTGGAGGGAATTGGAGCGATCGTTAAAACGGCTTAATACCGATCACCTCGATCTTTGGCAACTACACCACGTTTCATTCGACCAAGAATTGGACACAATCTTCAGTAAAAACGGCGCAATTCAAGCGGTAGAAGAAGCTAAAGCCCAGAAACTGATTCGCTTCGCTGGCATTACTGGACACCACGAGCCAAATATCATCATTGAAGGGTTGCGTCGATATGCATTCAACACCACACTCATCCCCATTAATGCCGTAGAAATACACCATCCCCGCTCCTTTATTCCTAGCGTACTGTCAGTCGCACGCGAGAAAGGAGTAGGTGTGATTGCCATGAAAGTCCCAGCCTATGGGCATTTGTTTAAACCAGGCGTTTTGGATGGAATGCACCAAGCTATGGGATATACTCTGTCTCAGCCTGGAGTGCATTGTTGTGTGATTGCGGCTGAAACCGTTGCCCAGCTAGAGTCGAATGTGGAAGTAGCACGAGCTTTCAAGCCACTCAATGAGGCAACCCTAGCACAGATTGAGCAACGCACTGTTGCTAGCTGGCAAGACAACACCTTCTACCGCGCTTGGACTTAG
- a CDS encoding DUF4832 domain-containing protein encodes MQPISMVALVLFTQLPCTSQELSATPVTYEGSQENFANPERGWYDQYDHSLSLNALRRIRRRGITVVRRYYRIDKYRNQPLPKSYLDNMTRDMKNMRKAGLKTIIRFAYNWGDGPDAPLDRISSHIDQVKPILLANYDVIALVEAGFIGYWGEWHSSSHGLHTHTEAKKKVLEKLLASLPPQRMVALRYPKDKKAIYNNSNPITPEEAYNSSPRSRTGHHNDCFLAAADDWGTYPKGAEEAEKRYLEQDNRYVVQEGETCNPSLFSGCPTALKDLQRLRWDALNLKFHLKVLERWKREGCHEEISRRLGYRFRLIRSEIQDAARPGSAFRLKIQLVNEGWGKLYNPRRIEIVLRHTRTKKKYYLKVNQDPRLWLGGQAVEITTNTDLPDSMPSGDYAVLLNLPDPEPQLYPRKEYAIRLANKDVWEEATGYNSLLKTVSIRSDAPVGTKTR; translated from the coding sequence ATGCAACCCATCAGTATGGTTGCTCTTGTGCTTTTTACCCAACTTCCCTGCACCAGCCAAGAATTGTCAGCCACTCCCGTAACTTACGAAGGTAGCCAGGAGAATTTTGCTAACCCCGAAAGAGGTTGGTATGACCAATATGATCACAGCCTCAGCCTTAACGCCCTGCGTCGCATACGCCGTAGGGGTATCACTGTAGTGCGTCGCTATTACCGCATCGACAAATACCGGAACCAGCCCCTGCCGAAATCTTATCTGGACAACATGACCAGGGATATGAAGAACATGCGTAAGGCAGGACTCAAAACTATTATCCGTTTCGCTTACAACTGGGGGGACGGCCCCGATGCGCCCTTAGACCGCATATCGTCGCATATCGACCAAGTCAAACCCATCCTCTTAGCCAACTATGACGTGATTGCCTTAGTGGAGGCCGGCTTTATCGGTTATTGGGGCGAGTGGCACAGTTCTTCCCACGGACTGCACACCCATACAGAGGCAAAAAAGAAAGTCCTAGAAAAACTTTTGGCCTCCCTACCTCCTCAGAGGATGGTCGCCCTCCGCTATCCCAAGGATAAAAAGGCAATCTATAACAACTCCAACCCCATCACCCCTGAGGAAGCCTATAATAGCAGCCCCCGAAGCCGCACCGGTCACCACAACGACTGTTTTTTGGCAGCCGCAGACGATTGGGGAACCTATCCTAAGGGTGCGGAGGAAGCTGAAAAAAGGTACTTGGAGCAAGATAACCGCTATGTGGTTCAAGAGGGGGAAACCTGCAACCCCAGCCTCTTTTCGGGTTGTCCAACCGCCTTGAAAGATTTACAGCGCCTGCGCTGGGATGCCCTGAACCTCAAATTCCACCTGAAGGTTTTGGAGCGCTGGAAACGGGAGGGGTGCCATGAGGAAATCAGCCGCCGCTTGGGTTATCGGTTCCGCCTCATCCGCTCCGAAATTCAAGACGCTGCCAGACCCGGAAGCGCGTTTAGGCTCAAAATTCAATTGGTCAATGAGGGCTGGGGCAAGTTGTATAACCCACGCCGGATCGAAATCGTTTTGCGCCACACGCGAACCAAGAAAAAATATTACCTGAAAGTAAACCAAGACCCTAGGTTATGGCTGGGCGGTCAAGCTGTCGAAATCACGACCAACACCGACCTTCCGGACTCCATGCCCTCCGGTGACTACGCCGTGCTTTTAAACCTGCCAGACCCCGAACCCCAACTCTATCCCCGAAAGGAATATGCGATCCGCCTAGCCAACAAGGATGTTTGGGAAGAGGCCACAGGATATAATTCCCTTCTGAAAACGGTCTCTATCCGCTCCGATGCGCCTGTGGGGACAAAAACAAGGTGA